From a single Vitis vinifera cultivar Pinot Noir 40024 chromosome 18, ASM3070453v1 genomic region:
- the LOC100254062 gene encoding COP9 signalosome complex subunit 4 isoform X2 has translation MDSAFASASAISDQRQKIEQYKLILSSVITSNDIAQARKFIDHMLSDDVPLVVSRQLLQIFAQELGRLKPEAQKEIAHYTLTQIQPRCVSFEEQVLVIREKLAELYESEQQWSKAAQMLSGIDLDSTMRVIDDTFRLSKCVQIARLYLEDDDAVNAEAFINKASFLVSNSQHEVLNLQYKVCYARILDLKRKFLEAALRYYDISQIEKRQIGDELIDEEALEQALSAAVTCTILAAAGPQRSRVLATLYKDERCSKLKIYPILQKVYLERILRKPEIDAFAEELKAHQKALLPDNFTVLDRAMIEHNLLSASKLYTNISFDELGTLLGIAPQKAEKIASRMIYEDRMRGSIDQVEAVIHFEDDTEELQQWDQQIVGLCQALNDVLDSMAKKGLSIPV, from the exons ATGGACAGTGCCTTCGCGAGCGCCTCTGCCATCAGCGATCAGAGGCAAAAGATCGAGCAGTACAAACTCATTCTTTCCTCTGTCATCACATCAAATGACATCGCACAGGCCAGGAAATTCATCGATCACA TGTTATCGGACGACGTTCCTTTGGTGGTCTCGCGGCAACTTCTGCAAATATTCGCTCAAGAATTGGGGAGGCTGAAGCCGGAGGCCCAAAAGGAAATTGCTCATTATACCCTTACTCAGATTCAGCCACGGTGTGTGTCATTTGAAGAACAG GTGTTAGTTATCAGAGAGAAGCTTGCTGAGTTGTATGAGTCCGAGCAGCAGTGGTCAAAGGCAGCACAGATGCTCAGTGGCATTGATTTAGACTCCACAATGAG GGTTATTGATGATACATTCAGATTGTCGAAATGTGTCCAAATAGCTCGTCTATATCTTGAG GATGATGATGCTGTTAATGCGGAAGCTTTTATTAATAAAGCCTCATTCTTGGTTAGCAACAGTCAGCATGAAGTATTGAATTTACAGTACAAG GTTTGTTATGCTAGGATTTTAGATTTGAAGAGGAAGTTCTTGGAGGCAGCATTACGATATTATGACATATCCCAAATTGAGAAACGGCAAATAGGAGATGA GTTGATTGACGAGGAAGCATTGGAGCAAGCTCTATCTGCTGCTGTAACATGCACAATTTTGGCTGCTGCAGGTCCTCAACGTTCTCGTGTTCTGGCGACTTTGTATAAA GATGAACGCTGCTCAAAGTTGAAGATTTATCCTATATTGCAAaag GTGTATTTGGAGAGAATTTTGAGAAAACCTGAAATCGATGCCTTCGCTGAAGAACTAAAAGCCCATCAG AAAGCACTTTTACCTGACAATTTTACTGTGTTGGATCGTGCAATGATTGAGCATAATCTTTTGAGTGCAAGCAAGCTTTACACAAATATAAG CTTTGATGAGCTAGGTACATTGCTGGGCATTGCTCCTCAGAAG GCCGAGAAGATAGCGTCAAGAATGATTTATGAGGATAGAATGAGGGGATCTATTGATCAG GTGGAAGCTGTTATACATTTTGAGGATGACACTGAGGAGTTACAACAGTGGGATCAACAG ATTGTTGGCCTCTGCCAAGCTCTCAATGATGTTCTTGATAGCATGGCGAAGAAGGGCTTGTCAATTCCTGTCTGA
- the LOC100254062 gene encoding COP9 signalosome complex subunit 4 isoform X1: protein MDSAFASASAISDQRQKIEQYKLILSSVITSNDIAQARKFIDHMLSDDVPLVVSRQLLQIFAQELGRLKPEAQKEIAHYTLTQIQPRCVSFEEQVLVIREKLAELYESEQQWSKAAQMLSGIDLDSTMRVIDDTFRLSKCVQIARLYLEDDDAVNAEAFINKASFLVSNSQHEVLNLQYKVCYARILDLKRKFLEAALRYYDISQIEKRQIGDELIDEEALEQALSAAVTCTILAAAGPQRSRVLATLYKDERCSKLKIYPILQKVYLERILRKPEIDAFAEELKAHQKALLPDNFTVLDRAMIEHNLLSASKLYTNISFDELGTLLGIAPQKVQFYLDAKVLKLDHLCLFIILTFKRFFMHFYFQACLAIASIMPAYMHPHGPYVVHCLLCYTIPILREGLGNTMLVACIV, encoded by the exons ATGGACAGTGCCTTCGCGAGCGCCTCTGCCATCAGCGATCAGAGGCAAAAGATCGAGCAGTACAAACTCATTCTTTCCTCTGTCATCACATCAAATGACATCGCACAGGCCAGGAAATTCATCGATCACA TGTTATCGGACGACGTTCCTTTGGTGGTCTCGCGGCAACTTCTGCAAATATTCGCTCAAGAATTGGGGAGGCTGAAGCCGGAGGCCCAAAAGGAAATTGCTCATTATACCCTTACTCAGATTCAGCCACGGTGTGTGTCATTTGAAGAACAG GTGTTAGTTATCAGAGAGAAGCTTGCTGAGTTGTATGAGTCCGAGCAGCAGTGGTCAAAGGCAGCACAGATGCTCAGTGGCATTGATTTAGACTCCACAATGAG GGTTATTGATGATACATTCAGATTGTCGAAATGTGTCCAAATAGCTCGTCTATATCTTGAG GATGATGATGCTGTTAATGCGGAAGCTTTTATTAATAAAGCCTCATTCTTGGTTAGCAACAGTCAGCATGAAGTATTGAATTTACAGTACAAG GTTTGTTATGCTAGGATTTTAGATTTGAAGAGGAAGTTCTTGGAGGCAGCATTACGATATTATGACATATCCCAAATTGAGAAACGGCAAATAGGAGATGA GTTGATTGACGAGGAAGCATTGGAGCAAGCTCTATCTGCTGCTGTAACATGCACAATTTTGGCTGCTGCAGGTCCTCAACGTTCTCGTGTTCTGGCGACTTTGTATAAA GATGAACGCTGCTCAAAGTTGAAGATTTATCCTATATTGCAAaag GTGTATTTGGAGAGAATTTTGAGAAAACCTGAAATCGATGCCTTCGCTGAAGAACTAAAAGCCCATCAG AAAGCACTTTTACCTGACAATTTTACTGTGTTGGATCGTGCAATGATTGAGCATAATCTTTTGAGTGCAAGCAAGCTTTACACAAATATAAG CTTTGATGAGCTAGGTACATTGCTGGGCATTGCTCCTCAGAAGGTACAATTCTATCTTGATGCCAAAGTTCTAAAATTGGATCACCTTTgtctctttattattttaacttttaaaagattttttatgCATTTCTATTTTCAGGCATGTTTGGCTATTGCATCAATAATGCCAGCCTACATGCATCCCCATGGTCCATATGTTGTTCATTGTCTATTATGTTATACTATCCCTATTCTGAGGGAAGGGCTTGGGAATACAATGCTTGTAGCATGCATTGTCTAA